A window of the Providencia rettgeri genome harbors these coding sequences:
- the sopB gene encoding Plasmid partition protein B — MQTKRKTIGRTLSASTLTHLATDQKHSQRFMLKSGQSAIFYLIDIPADELAEKTFVRFLVNGRDQNALTPESLADITRTIKLQQFFPAIGHRINGKIEILDGSRRRAAALLCHVGLSVLVTDSEISNDDARQLALDVQTSKEHNLREIGLRLLKLREKGMSQKEIALFENLSAAKVTRAIQAASVPDDIIALFPVQSELAYSDYKLLLTIDQLIDSKKLIKQDIIDNVNEKIERLIDINKIAPDELKKTILTTLKNITEQLASKNKKNEVTVKQLWGFEDKNTYARKRVKDRGFSYEFNRMPKQLQEKLDETIQTVMQTYFENINKE; from the coding sequence ATGCAAACTAAAAGAAAAACTATCGGAAGAACGTTGAGTGCATCAACGTTAACGCATTTAGCAACGGATCAAAAGCACTCTCAACGTTTTATGCTTAAATCAGGTCAGTCAGCTATTTTTTATTTAATTGACATTCCTGCTGATGAATTAGCAGAGAAAACCTTTGTACGATTTTTAGTTAATGGTCGAGATCAAAACGCATTAACGCCGGAGTCACTTGCGGATATTACGAGAACAATTAAATTACAACAATTTTTTCCTGCTATTGGCCACAGAATAAATGGAAAAATCGAAATTTTAGATGGCTCAAGACGACGTGCCGCTGCTTTATTGTGTCATGTTGGATTATCTGTATTAGTCACTGATTCAGAAATCAGTAATGATGATGCTAGGCAATTGGCTCTCGATGTTCAAACTTCAAAAGAACATAATTTAAGAGAAATTGGGCTGCGGCTTTTAAAATTGAGAGAGAAGGGAATGTCACAAAAAGAGATTGCTCTTTTTGAAAATTTATCTGCGGCAAAGGTTACTCGAGCAATTCAAGCAGCTTCAGTACCAGATGACATTATTGCATTATTCCCTGTTCAATCTGAATTGGCTTATAGTGATTATAAATTACTGCTCACTATCGACCAACTTATTGATTCAAAAAAACTTATAAAGCAAGACATCATTGATAATGTTAATGAAAAAATTGAAAGACTAATAGATATAAACAAAATAGCGCCTGATGAGTTAAAGAAAACAATTTTAACTACATTAAAAAATATTACAGAACAGTTAGCTTCTAAAAATAAAAAAAATGAAGTGACAGTAAAACAACTTTGGGGTTTTGAAGATAAGAATACTTATGCCAGAAAACGAGTAAAGGATCGAGGATTTAGTTACGAATTTAATCGGATGCCAAAACAATTACAGGAAAAACTAGATGAAACAATTCAAACTGTAATGCAGACATATTTTGAAAATATAAATAAAGAATAA
- a CDS encoding IncFII RepA protein family encodes MSNETSVPVIPCSVGKIHRHYTPKFLGELPKLVPVRRFAAALKRHDWNRNPHIYQLRYSRKQRISVRSERRETFGALAMAMIAYADYNPESDALFEVMCSVEKLAELCGQLYRYDSGRKSYDPILHALRDWEQAKLIVIDRDFDIEAKQYKAMRIWIRPEFFHGLGFSPLELRGVVSSFSRWMEKKGLKESYQKRYAQHVLRLARANVASLDNKHKLRNLLNKLKTLVIGEDEALKQEKKHLAKALKEKKALAQSTRAPESPEHAAWRRFEAWRVTQPIAAVMAFEREMKALYPSIQGQAIYLYYLTHLPDA; translated from the coding sequence ATGTCTAATGAGACCTCAGTTCCTGTAATTCCTTGTTCTGTCGGTAAAATTCATCGACATTACACACCAAAATTTTTAGGCGAATTACCTAAACTGGTGCCCGTACGTCGTTTTGCTGCGGCGTTAAAGCGGCATGACTGGAATCGCAACCCACATATTTACCAACTGCGTTATAGCCGAAAGCAGCGGATATCGGTGCGCTCTGAGCGTCGAGAAACCTTTGGTGCGTTAGCGATGGCTATGATTGCCTATGCGGATTACAATCCAGAAAGTGATGCGCTATTCGAAGTGATGTGCTCAGTGGAGAAGTTGGCAGAGTTGTGTGGTCAACTGTATCGTTATGATAGTGGCCGTAAAAGCTACGACCCGATATTGCATGCACTGCGCGATTGGGAGCAAGCCAAACTCATCGTGATTGACCGCGATTTTGATATCGAAGCCAAACAATACAAAGCGATGCGGATTTGGATACGTCCGGAGTTTTTTCATGGACTCGGTTTTTCACCGTTGGAGCTGCGGGGTGTGGTATCCAGCTTTAGCCGTTGGATGGAAAAGAAAGGATTAAAAGAGAGCTACCAAAAACGGTATGCGCAGCATGTGTTGCGGCTCGCCCGTGCAAATGTGGCATCCCTCGATAATAAGCACAAGCTTCGCAACTTACTTAACAAGCTCAAAACACTTGTGATTGGGGAAGATGAAGCGCTCAAACAAGAGAAAAAACATTTAGCCAAGGCGTTGAAGGAAAAGAAAGCCTTAGCGCAAAGTACCCGTGCGCCAGAAAGTCCTGAGCATGCCGCATGGCGGCGTTTTGAAGCGTGGCGAGTGACACAACCGATAGCGGCGGTTATGGCATTTGAGCGTGAAATGAAAGCGTTATACCCGAGTATTCAAGGCCAGGCAATTTATCTTTACTATCTAACACATTTACCTGACGCCTAA
- a CDS encoding Putative transposase has protein sequence MYIPRPAKLLFQYDDGWDRFIENNHVDEWQLLCVEKMLACSTCAMGVRRYCCSSSDCTHSRFFCQTCKSKACSACGLKGTEQWIAQQRHILPDCEWQHITLTMPHLLWPFFNNNWLLLNQLFRCATRAMLKHARRLGLEIGIFCALHTYGRQLNQHPHIHLSVTRGGLTKYDTWKPIFFKKKDVEKVWRSAVIRLLRDSYFQLLPNKLPGFGHIRDYPTWCRYLNAQFQRYWKLHFAKKTRGAWHNVKYLGRYLKRPPISASQLKHYSGGAVVHHYYDHHSQQYRRQTLSQEEMIRRYVSHIPARHFKMIRYYGFLANRKRGRLLSKVYDALDMIHPNVPEKPGFAALIKGFLNTDPYQCILCGNRLRFMSAEKGLHAVTLLSERRDKMAKKRWLQTAA, from the coding sequence ATGTATATTCCCAGACCCGCTAAATTACTATTTCAATACGATGACGGATGGGATCGCTTCATCGAAAATAATCACGTCGATGAATGGCAACTCCTCTGTGTTGAAAAGATGCTCGCCTGTAGCACCTGTGCTATGGGCGTTCGACGTTATTGCTGCTCTTCTTCTGATTGCACACATTCTCGTTTCTTTTGTCAAACCTGTAAATCCAAAGCCTGCAGTGCCTGTGGTCTCAAAGGCACCGAACAATGGATCGCCCAGCAGCGCCATATTTTGCCGGACTGCGAATGGCAGCATATTACCCTCACCATGCCTCATCTGCTTTGGCCTTTCTTCAACAATAATTGGCTCTTGCTCAACCAACTCTTTCGCTGTGCAACGCGTGCTATGCTCAAACATGCCAGACGCCTTGGACTCGAAATCGGTATCTTTTGCGCCCTCCACACCTACGGCCGCCAACTCAATCAACATCCGCATATTCATTTATCAGTGACCCGAGGCGGTCTCACCAAATACGATACCTGGAAGCCCATTTTTTTCAAAAAGAAAGACGTCGAAAAAGTCTGGCGCAGTGCCGTCATTCGGCTCCTGCGTGACAGCTATTTTCAGTTACTACCGAATAAATTGCCTGGCTTCGGGCATATTCGCGATTATCCGACCTGGTGTCGTTACCTCAATGCCCAGTTCCAGCGCTATTGGAAACTGCATTTTGCTAAAAAGACCCGAGGCGCCTGGCACAACGTCAAATATCTTGGGCGTTACTTAAAACGACCGCCTATCTCGGCTTCTCAATTGAAACATTACAGTGGGGGCGCCGTGGTTCATCATTATTATGACCACCATAGCCAACAATACCGACGACAGACCTTATCTCAAGAAGAAATGATACGACGTTACGTCAGTCATATCCCAGCGCGACATTTTAAGATGATCCGTTATTACGGTTTTTTAGCCAATCGAAAACGTGGACGCTTGTTATCTAAAGTGTATGACGCGTTGGACATGATACACCCTAACGTGCCTGAAAAACCGGGCTTTGCAGCGCTTATCAAAGGGTTTTTAAACACCGATCCGTACCAATGCATTTTATGTGGCAACCGACTGCGGTTTATGAGTGCGGAAAAAGGTCTACACGCGGTGACTTTGCTGTCAGAAAGGCGGGATAAAATGGCTAAAAAGCGATGGTTACAAACCGCGGCCTAA
- a CDS encoding Integrase core domain translates to MPRNRAASPRCSRQRRAYVHETYIKINGKWAYLYRAVDSKGNTLDFYLLPRRNTKAAYRFLSKLFNRMKKDNAPKVINTDKAASYGRAIMLLKKEGKCPTDVEHRQIKYRNNVIECDHGKLKRIINPTLGFKSLKTAHATIKGIEAMRALKKGQAEYFYYGYPLGEVRLVNRVFGL, encoded by the coding sequence TTGCCTAGAAATAGAGCGGCTTCGCCGCGATGCTCACGCCAAAGGCGTGCTTATGTTCATGAAACGTATATAAAAATCAATGGAAAATGGGCATATCTATACCGTGCTGTTGATAGTAAAGGGAATACGCTGGATTTTTATCTCTTACCGCGTCGGAATACGAAAGCGGCTTACCGTTTTTTAAGTAAACTCTTCAACCGAATGAAAAAAGACAATGCACCCAAAGTGATTAATACCGATAAAGCGGCATCCTATGGTCGCGCTATCATGTTACTTAAAAAAGAGGGGAAATGCCCGACTGACGTTGAACACCGGCAGATAAAATATCGCAATAATGTCATTGAATGTGATCATGGAAAATTGAAGCGGATCATCAATCCTACATTAGGATTTAAATCCCTCAAAACTGCTCATGCCACAATTAAGGGAATTGAGGCGATGCGGGCATTGAAGAAAGGTCAGGCTGAGTATTTTTATTACGGATATCCCTTAGGCGAAGTGCGTCTAGTGAACAGAGTTTTTGGTCTGTAA
- the pagN_5 gene encoding Adhesin/invasin protein PagN — MNKITQGMMAAIVAGCFMGNVAQAGNGVYVTGKLGSSIMQLSDHKWEDDAWGESYHGSNKTKGVFGGGVAIGYDFYDAYSLPIRTEFDIMIRGKASSDYNLGTSSYGTPGTSGYWDSDDAKNDVTLNTFMVNAYYDFRNSTAFTPYVSVGLGMASLKHKAKNSYTEVSYPSGSTTYDSFSKSKTATNFAWSLGVGTQYTFNDNLALDLSYRYLDAGKSDVNYDGAKSKIKVRTNDIMLGIVYRF, encoded by the coding sequence ATGAATAAAATAACGCAAGGCATGATGGCGGCAATTGTGGCTGGTTGCTTTATGGGTAATGTGGCGCAAGCGGGTAATGGTGTTTATGTGACAGGTAAATTAGGCAGTTCGATAATGCAACTGTCCGACCATAAATGGGAAGATGACGCTTGGGGTGAAAGTTATCACGGTAGCAATAAAACGAAAGGGGTATTTGGCGGTGGAGTCGCGATTGGGTATGATTTTTATGATGCATATAGCCTGCCAATTCGCACTGAATTCGACATCATGATACGAGGAAAGGCCTCTTCTGATTATAATCTCGGCACCTCATCCTACGGAACACCCGGTACTTCGGGATATTGGGATTCGGATGATGCGAAAAATGATGTCACATTAAATACTTTTATGGTCAATGCGTATTATGATTTTAGAAATAGTACTGCATTTACCCCGTATGTCAGCGTAGGCTTAGGGATGGCAAGCTTAAAACATAAAGCGAAAAATTCGTATACAGAGGTATCATATCCATCGGGTAGCACTACATACGATTCATTTTCTAAATCAAAAACTGCTACAAATTTCGCATGGAGTTTGGGGGTAGGAACACAATATACCTTTAATGATAATCTGGCATTAGATTTAAGCTATCGTTATTTAGATGCGGGCAAATCAGATGTCAATTACGATGGTGCTAAATCGAAAATTAAAGTCAGAACCAATGATATTATGTTAGGGATTGTGTATCGCTTTTAG
- the ynfD_4 gene encoding Protein of uncharacterised function (DUF1161) gives MKLKALSAIFLTLSISTFASASCESVIAEIKQKIINNGVPENHFTVVAVPNAEAESHEGKIVGHCEDESHKIIYTKK, from the coding sequence ATGAAATTAAAAGCCCTAAGTGCCATCTTTTTAACCTTATCAATTTCAACATTCGCCAGTGCTTCTTGTGAAAGTGTGATTGCGGAAATTAAACAAAAAATTATCAATAACGGTGTGCCTGAAAACCATTTTACGGTGGTTGCAGTGCCTAATGCAGAAGCTGAATCTCATGAGGGTAAAATCGTGGGCCACTGTGAAGATGAATCCCATAAAATCATTTACACCAAAAAATAA
- the yagU_6 gene encoding Inner membrane protein yagU, which translates to MNLFEQTPKDRRRYGLAAFIGLIAGIVSAFVKWGAEVPLPPRSPTDIFTAACPPESLILAADQIDCSRNFLNPPYIFLRDWLGVSDPNATVYTFAEHAFNWVGVTHIVFSIVFALGYCIVAERFPKIKLWQGLLAGALAQLCVHMISFPLMGLTPPLFDLPWYENVSEIFGHLIWFWSIEIIRRDLRNRITHEPDPEVPLSQPFR; encoded by the coding sequence ATGAATTTATTTGAACAAACCCCCAAAGACCGTCGACGTTATGGTCTTGCGGCTTTTATTGGTTTGATTGCGGGTATTGTTTCTGCATTTGTAAAATGGGGGGCTGAAGTTCCATTACCCCCAAGAAGTCCAACGGATATATTTACGGCAGCCTGTCCGCCAGAGTCTTTAATTCTAGCGGCAGATCAAATTGATTGTTCGCGTAATTTTCTGAACCCACCGTATATCTTTTTACGAGATTGGTTAGGCGTATCGGATCCCAACGCGACCGTCTACACTTTTGCTGAGCATGCCTTTAACTGGGTTGGCGTGACACATATCGTCTTCTCGATTGTTTTTGCGCTTGGATACTGCATTGTTGCGGAACGTTTTCCAAAAATTAAATTATGGCAAGGTTTACTGGCGGGTGCGTTAGCTCAATTATGTGTGCACATGATTTCATTCCCATTAATGGGATTAACCCCCCCATTATTTGACTTGCCGTGGTATGAGAATGTGTCAGAGATTTTTGGGCATTTAATTTGGTTTTGGTCGATTGAAATTATTCGTCGTGATTTACGTAACCGGATCACTCATGAACCGGACCCAGAAGTCCCGCTAAGTCAGCCCTTTAGATAA
- a CDS encoding flagella biosynthesis protein FliZ, with the protein MVREKLKIRTLRQRLIEFKREPQRCTCCQAKLNRVSLMLDGVAIHKEDISHLSQLLNDEEWHALQTTQLKVLCRFCRELHTPPLPIFFDLVGFQRYLLVDLSMKPSTVREYLTRLRRIDTLLVTLNIDMLRLNVAQIKVILAEHYSKQSLNNAGPALNQYADYVIECLANDMVAEEACFNVRR; encoded by the coding sequence ATGGTCAGAGAAAAATTAAAAATACGCACGTTAAGGCAGCGTTTGATTGAATTTAAACGCGAGCCACAGCGTTGCACGTGTTGCCAGGCTAAGTTAAATCGGGTGTCGTTAATGCTTGATGGTGTCGCTATCCATAAAGAGGATATCAGTCACCTGTCACAACTGTTGAATGACGAGGAGTGGCATGCACTGCAAACGACGCAATTGAAGGTGCTGTGCCGCTTTTGCCGTGAATTGCATACGCCACCCTTACCTATCTTTTTTGATTTGGTGGGTTTTCAACGGTATTTATTAGTCGATTTATCAATGAAGCCGAGTACGGTTCGAGAATATCTTACGCGCTTACGTCGTATTGATACGTTGTTGGTGACGCTCAATATCGACATGCTTCGATTGAATGTGGCGCAGATTAAAGTGATTTTGGCTGAACATTATTCAAAGCAATCATTAAACAATGCAGGACCGGCATTGAATCAATATGCAGACTATGTCATTGAATGCTTGGCTAATGATATGGTCGCCGAGGAGGCATGCTTTAACGTGAGGCGTTAA
- a CDS encoding putative transposase, whose amino-acid sequence MKPKHSPTAHDAAFKGFITQVDSAKDFFDIHLPEHIKALCDFSTLALTNSSFIDKQLRSRLSDVLYSVQTTEGEGYIYLLVEHQSTPDKLMAWRLMHYAFLAMNQHLQQGHKTLPLVVPVLFYHGGRSPYPYSQLWTDCFPLPDMANELYTQPFPLVDVTVIDDNELVNHRKVAVMELAMKHKYLRDEFDRVIPLLAQALNQQYNSDNDIITILNYLFIALDSPNFEHIVQQLSEQADKHQEVIVNIAQRLQDKGRQEGLQQGIEQGIEQGIEKGRQEGMREAKIMMARNLLKNGVSLDLIIESTGLSREELISLQ is encoded by the coding sequence ATGAAACCTAAGCACTCACCGACGGCACATGATGCGGCTTTTAAAGGGTTTATAACGCAGGTTGACAGCGCAAAAGATTTTTTTGACATTCATCTGCCTGAGCATATTAAAGCGTTGTGTGATTTCAGTACGTTGGCACTCACAAATTCCTCGTTTATTGACAAACAGTTACGGTCTCGATTATCCGATGTGCTCTATTCGGTGCAAACCACCGAAGGAGAAGGGTATATTTATCTTCTCGTCGAGCACCAGTCGACGCCCGATAAACTCATGGCCTGGAGACTCATGCACTATGCTTTCTTAGCCATGAACCAACATCTTCAGCAAGGGCATAAAACGTTACCGTTAGTCGTGCCGGTGCTGTTTTATCATGGTGGTCGTTCACCCTACCCCTATTCTCAATTGTGGACCGATTGCTTTCCGTTACCGGATATGGCCAATGAATTGTATACCCAGCCGTTCCCGTTGGTTGATGTAACGGTGATTGATGATAATGAGTTGGTGAATCATCGCAAAGTGGCCGTGATGGAGTTGGCGATGAAGCACAAATATTTACGGGATGAATTTGACCGTGTTATCCCGCTATTGGCACAAGCGCTCAATCAACAGTATAATAGTGATAACGACATCATCACTATCCTCAATTACCTGTTCATTGCACTGGACTCCCCCAACTTTGAACATATTGTCCAGCAATTGAGTGAACAGGCAGATAAGCATCAGGAGGTCATCGTGAATATTGCACAACGCTTACAAGATAAAGGCCGTCAAGAAGGCTTGCAGCAAGGTATTGAGCAAGGTATTGAGCAGGGTATCGAAAAAGGCCGTCAAGAAGGCATGCGCGAAGCAAAAATTATGATGGCGCGTAACCTACTTAAAAATGGGGTTAGCCTTGACCTTATCATTGAAAGTACCGGTTTAAGTCGCGAAGAGCTGATTTCCCTGCAGTAG
- a CDS encoding Helix-turn-helix: protein MTGFELKLWRRGMNWDQERAAEELGVSVRSYKRYEKAQNIAKLIELATFALSTKMIKK from the coding sequence ATGACTGGATTTGAATTGAAATTGTGGCGACGAGGAATGAATTGGGATCAGGAACGCGCGGCTGAAGAACTGGGGGTGAGCGTGCGAAGCTATAAACGTTATGAAAAAGCGCAAAACATCGCTAAACTCATTGAGCTAGCGACGTTTGCGTTAAGCACAAAAATGATAAAGAAATAG
- the recA_5 gene encoding Recombinase A: MDAKLITKSGAWYSYGHEKLDNGKDKSIQYLKDNPVLANEIEQAIRESHFEPTFSRLQNEDKPENHEVIPLDE; the protein is encoded by the coding sequence ATGGACGCTAAACTGATTACCAAATCAGGCGCATGGTATAGCTATGGTCATGAAAAACTTGATAATGGTAAAGATAAATCTATTCAATATCTTAAAGACAATCCCGTTTTGGCGAATGAAATCGAGCAGGCGATAAGAGAAAGTCATTTCGAACCCACTTTTTCACGTTTACAAAATGAAGATAAACCTGAAAATCACGAAGTAATTCCACTAGATGAGTAA
- a CDS encoding Transposase and inactivated derivatives: MAKVDVRCPFCQQTPSVKKHGLGSTGHQRYRCQNCCRSFQLDYKYRACQPGTKDKIIDLTMNNAGIRDTARALHISINAVVRTLKNSRRSR, translated from the coding sequence ATGGCTAAAGTCGATGTAAGGTGCCCATTTTGTCAACAAACTCCCTCAGTGAAAAAACATGGCCTAGGGAGCACTGGTCATCAACGTTATCGCTGCCAAAATTGCTGCCGAAGCTTCCAACTCGATTATAAATATCGTGCTTGCCAACCCGGAACTAAAGATAAAATTATCGACCTCACGATGAATAATGCCGGTATTCGTGATACTGCTAGGGCCCTTCATATCAGCATTAATGCGGTTGTTCGTACTTTAAAAAACTCTCGCCGAAGCAGGTAA
- a CDS encoding Transposase IS66 family — translation MNVFKGRHFTGIIILWAVRWYCKYGISYRELQEMLAERGVNVDHTTIYRWVQHYAPQMDKKLRWYWHSSTGARTWHLDETYIKINGKWAYLYRAVDSKGNTLDFYLLPRRNTKAAYRFLSKLFNRMKKGSCIQYRDHHNR, via the coding sequence ATGAATGTATTTAAAGGACGTCATTTCACTGGCATTATCATCCTGTGGGCGGTACGTTGGTACTGTAAGTACGGCATCAGTTACCGTGAGCTGCAGGAAATGCTGGCCGAGCGCGGAGTAAATGTTGATCACACCACAATCTATCGTTGGGTTCAGCACTATGCACCACAAATGGACAAGAAACTCCGGTGGTATTGGCATAGTTCAACCGGTGCCCGAACCTGGCACCTTGATGAAACGTATATAAAAATCAATGGAAAATGGGCATATCTATACCGTGCTGTTGATAGTAAAGGGAATACGCTGGATTTTTATCTCTTACCGCGTCGGAATACGAAAGCGGCTTACCGTTTTTTAAGTAAACTCTTCAACCGAATGAAAAAAGGGTCGTGTATTCAATATAGAGATCATCACAATAGGTAA
- the yafQ gene encoding mRNA interferase YafQ, with the protein MLTPIRSSTFKADVKRQKKRGKDLNKLKVLIELLIKEEQIPADYVDHPLIGNWRGYRDAHIEGDWLLIYKITGQELKLARTGSHQDIFSQY; encoded by the coding sequence ATGTTAACTCCTATTCGTTCTAGTACTTTTAAGGCTGATGTTAAGCGACAAAAAAAAAGAGGTAAGGATTTAAACAAGCTAAAAGTATTAATTGAGTTACTAATAAAGGAAGAACAGATCCCTGCGGACTATGTAGACCACCCTTTAATAGGTAATTGGCGAGGATATAGAGATGCTCATATTGAAGGTGATTGGCTACTAATTTATAAAATTACTGGTCAAGAATTAAAGTTAGCGAGAACGGGTTCTCACCAAGATATTTTCAGCCAATATTAA
- the dinJ gene encoding Antitoxin DinJ, translating to MISDTTVKARISHDVKERAVSALAKMGLNTSDLIRMVMIRVADEGKLPFDIKTPNVVTKEAIEELEKGNGKALSSTNALFDDLGI from the coding sequence ATGATTTCTGATACGACTGTTAAAGCTAGAATTTCTCACGATGTCAAAGAACGAGCTGTATCTGCACTTGCTAAGATGGGCTTAAATACATCTGATCTTATCCGTATGGTTATGATTCGTGTTGCCGATGAAGGAAAACTACCATTTGATATCAAAACACCAAATGTTGTGACTAAAGAGGCAATTGAAGAATTAGAAAAAGGGAACGGAAAAGCATTATCTTCAACCAATGCACTTTTCGATGATTTGGGGATCTGA
- the bin3_1 gene encoding Putative transposon Tn552 DNA-invertase bin3 produces MYSAPMNTNTRIYGYLRASTHEQDASRAKKELLRFVEGMGLQIACWFEENESGAQLHRPELFRLLNVAMPGDIILVEQVDRISRLNTDDWEKLKYIIGHKGLKIVSLDLPTSYQFMSSTDAFTERMLTALNGMMLDMLAAVARKDYEDRRRRQAQGVQKAKQEGKYKGRPINKILHKKIEGLLMEGKSYSQIENLIGCSRHTISKVSKSIKAAK; encoded by the coding sequence ATGTATAGTGCACCGATGAATACAAATACACGAATTTATGGGTATCTTCGCGCATCAACGCATGAGCAAGATGCGTCTAGAGCAAAAAAAGAACTATTGAGGTTTGTGGAGGGAATGGGGCTGCAAATAGCCTGCTGGTTTGAGGAGAATGAGTCGGGCGCTCAACTTCACCGACCAGAACTCTTCCGCTTGCTCAATGTGGCCATGCCAGGTGATATTATATTAGTTGAACAAGTGGATAGAATTAGCCGCTTGAATACGGATGACTGGGAAAAATTAAAATATATCATTGGACATAAAGGGCTAAAGATTGTGTCTTTAGATCTTCCAACCAGTTATCAATTTATGAGTAGCACTGATGCGTTTACAGAACGAATGCTCACGGCTCTTAACGGTATGATGTTAGACATGCTGGCTGCGGTTGCGAGAAAGGATTATGAAGATAGACGTCGTCGCCAAGCCCAAGGAGTACAAAAAGCCAAACAAGAAGGAAAATATAAAGGTCGCCCGATCAATAAAATATTACACAAAAAAATTGAAGGGTTGCTGATGGAGGGGAAAAGCTATAGTCAGATAGAAAACCTGATAGGTTGTTCAAGACATACTATTTCAAAGGTATCAAAATCGATTAAAGCAGCGAAATAA
- the mqsA gene encoding Antitoxin MqsA — MTKRDIFSELQEGMEAWSEFNEGKKTLKTHRINMKPLSMTPTEVKAIREKLKLSQAVFAQYLHTGVTTLQNWEQGLAKPNKQAVLLLKMVEKRPDTLNELAGF; from the coding sequence ATGACTAAACGTGATATTTTCTCTGAGCTCCAAGAAGGAATGGAAGCATGGAGTGAGTTTAACGAAGGAAAGAAAACGTTAAAAACTCATCGTATCAACATGAAACCTTTGTCTATGACACCTACCGAAGTAAAAGCGATACGCGAGAAATTAAAATTATCTCAAGCAGTCTTCGCTCAGTATTTACATACAGGGGTTACTACATTGCAGAATTGGGAGCAAGGGCTTGCAAAGCCTAATAAGCAAGCAGTCTTGCTGCTCAAAATGGTAGAAAAAAGACCTGACACTTTAAATGAATTAGCTGGATTTTAA
- a CDS encoding IS2 transposase TnpB produces the protein MDSARALITQGWKISLVSRTLHVSRAQLYVRVKRKSDWKDERGRCPQDDSDALARIHNVINKLPTYGYRRVWAILRSQSENEGIAIINAKRVYCIMKQSALLLERKPAIPVSARAHTGKVAVNESNQRWCSDGFEVRCDNGEKLRVTFALDCCDREALHWAASTGGFDSETVQDVMLGAVEHRFGNGLTSKSVEWLTDNGSAYRAHETRRFAIYLLDIRRCVAHKVTVLQKAL, from the coding sequence GTGGACAGCGCTCGTGCCCTTATTACCCAAGGATGGAAAATAAGTTTAGTGAGCCGAACGTTACATGTGTCACGAGCGCAGTTATACGTTCGAGTAAAACGAAAAAGCGATTGGAAAGATGAACGGGGACGATGCCCTCAAGATGATAGTGATGCCCTTGCTCGTATACATAACGTCATTAATAAGCTGCCTACGTATGGCTACCGCCGCGTCTGGGCAATATTACGTAGTCAATCTGAGAATGAAGGTATCGCGATTATAAATGCAAAACGTGTTTACTGCATCATGAAGCAATCGGCATTATTATTGGAACGTAAACCTGCAATCCCAGTATCGGCGCGAGCTCATACAGGAAAAGTAGCAGTGAATGAAAGTAACCAACGTTGGTGCTCAGATGGTTTTGAGGTCCGATGTGATAATGGTGAAAAATTGCGTGTCACGTTCGCTTTAGACTGTTGTGATCGCGAAGCCCTGCATTGGGCAGCCAGTACAGGAGGCTTCGACAGTGAAACCGTACAAGATGTCATGTTGGGCGCAGTAGAGCATCGCTTCGGTAACGGGTTGACTTCTAAGTCAGTTGAGTGGTTAACAGACAACGGCTCAGCGTATCGAGCCCATGAAACACGAAGATTTGCGATTTATCTCCTAGACATACGGCGGTGCGTAGCCCACAAAGTAACGGTATTGCAGAAAGCTTTGTAA